The Miscanthus floridulus cultivar M001 chromosome 17, ASM1932011v1, whole genome shotgun sequence genome has a window encoding:
- the LOC136518097 gene encoding carboxylesterase 15-like, with translation MAPPANAQQQPQVQLVGGRKVVDEVSGWLRVLDDGSVDRTWTGPPEALPLMEPVPRDGHTLHDLPGEPNLRVYLPEAKAEGGARLPVILQLHGGGFCITHPSWLMYHHFYARLACAVPAVVVAVELPLAPERRLPAHIDTGVAALRRLRSIALSEDVSALDDPAAALLREAADVSRVFLIGDSSGGNLVHLVAARVGQEADAGTWAPLRLAGGIPIHPGFVRATRSRSELETKADSVFFTLDMLDKFLALALPEGATKDHPFTCPMGAQAPPLESVPLPPLLVSVAENDLIRDTNLEYCNALRAAGKEVEVLINHGMSHSFYLNKYAVDMDPTTGERARELIDAIKSFISRH, from the coding sequence ATGGCCCCCCCTGCCAATGCCCAGCAGCAACCGCAGGTGCAACTGGTGGGTGGCCGCAAGGTGGTGGACGAGGTTTCCGGCTGGCTGCGCGTGCTGGACGACGGCAGCGTCGACCGCACCTGGACAGGCCCGCCGGAGGCCCTCCCGCTGATGGAGCCGGTGCCGCGTGACGGGCACACGCTCCACGACCTCCCCGGGGAGCCGAACCTACGCGTGTACCTCCCCGAGGCGAAGGCGGAAGGCGGCGCGCGCCTGCCCGTCATCCTGCAGCTCCACGGCGGCGGCTTCTGCATCACCCACCCGTCCTGGCTCATGTACCACCACTTCTACGCGCGCCTCGCGTGCGCCGTCCCCGCCGTGGTGGTCGCCGTCGAGCTCCCGCTAGCGCCCGAGCGCCGCCTGCCCGCGCACATCGATACCGGCGTCGCCGCGCTCCGCAGGCTCCGCTCCATCGCGCTGTCCGAGGACGTCAGCGCCCTCGACGACCCGGCGGCCGCGCTCCTCCGTGAGGCCGCCGACGTGTCCCGGGTGTTCCTCATCGGGGACAGCTCGGGCGGCAACCTCGTCCACCTCGTCGCCGCCCGCGTGGGCCAGGAAGCAGACGCGGGCACCTGGGCTCCCCTCCGCTTGGCCGGCGGCATCCCGATCCACCCGGGGTTCGTGCGCGCCACGCGGAGCCGGTCGGAGCTGGAGACGAAGGCGGACTCGGTGTTCTTTACGCTCGACATGCTGGACAAGTTCCTCGCCCTCGCGCTGCCGGAGGGCGCGACCAAGGACCACCCCTTCACCTGCCCAATGGGTGCCCAGGCGCCGCCGCTGGAGTccgtgccgctgccgccgctgcttGTGTCCGTGGCCGAGAACGACCTCATCCGCGACACTAACCTCGAGTACTGCAACGCGCTGCGCGCCGccggcaaggaggtggaggtgctgATCAACCACGGCATGAGCCACTCCTTCTACCTTAACAAGTACGCCGTCGACATGGACCCCACCACTGGGGAACGAGCCCGAGAGCTCATCGACGCCATCAAGAGCTTCATCTCACGGCACTAA